TGTTCTTTTGAGTTTTACGTGGAGATCTacaaagcgagagagagagaaagagaggcagagacacaggcagagggagaagcaggctccatgcgccgggagcccgacgtgggattcgatcccgggtctccaggatcgcgccctgggccaaaggcaggcgctaaaccgctgcgccacccagggaatcccttttttttttttttttttttaagattttatttagttattcatgagaggcacagagagagagagagagagagagagagagagagagagagacaggcagagggagaaggaggctccatgcagagagcctgacgtgggactcgatcctggcacacgccaaactgctgagccacccagggggcccccaTTCCTCGTTTGTGAACGGCTTTATGCATATCTTCTGTAGCAGAGTTCACAAACAAGAGCCCGCAGGACAACCCAGTCCACCAGCTGTATCTATCAGTAAAGATTTGTTGGAACAAAGGAACCATGGGTATGTTTACTCGTCCTCTCTGGCTGCTTCCATGGCCTCAGAGGCAGTGCTGGGTACTTGCAACGAAGACCAGGTGGCTTTCCAAGCTGACACGTTTGCTCTCTGATCCTTTACAGAGACTTCGTCCAGCTCGGGTGTAGAGCTGTAGCAAGCTTTGTCACTTTGCTGCAGCACCTAGACTCTATGGCGAGAGATGTGTTAAGGACAATCACACTGTGACTGTGGATCTACTTACAGATCTACTTACAGTTCCCAAATCCTATGGAGGATTTTCTGTTACTTCATCCTGTTACGGGGCACGTGTGCATCTACACAGAGGTTTTATCCAGGTTTTCTTACCCCTTCCTCTCTGTGCAGTGTTGCCCATCACACCTGTAACGCTCTCGTATTAATGTTCGCCTTGCTTCTGTGTGGGCTTAAGAGCTTTCCCCTGCCAATATTTAAGTTGTACActgtgtttatatatgttttgcaaacttttttacattctcattttaaagtacatctctaggggcagcccgggtggctcagcggtttggcgctgccttcagcccagggcgtgatcctggagacccgggatcgagtcccacgtcgggctccctgcatggagcctgctttttccctctgcctgtgtctcctcctctctctctctgtcatgaaaaaataaaatatttttctaaaagcacATCTGTATGAAGCAGAATATCTTTTGCTGATTCTGAAACTCTTGGGTTTTTAAttgtatctattttattattaacataAATAATAACAGGTTAGATTCTAAATTGCTTTTCCATTCAACATTATACTTTTGATAATGTAGATTCCTAGCACTTGCAGGAAATACCTAAAGATCCCGTGTAGCTTTACTCAGTCACTTCCatggtaacatcttgcaagaCCACAGTGCAGTATCCCAAGCAGGACACTGGCTtccaaaatagtaaagaaaaaagaccGTTTTATCACCACACTCGTCCCTCATATGAACGCACTGACGTCTTTCCCAGCAAGATGCCCCGCCAGGGACTCCCCTACCCACGTGCACAAGACGCTGGTCTCAGTTGGTCATTTCTAGAATGGTCTCTAACAGGGAACATGGATTGTCACCTCTGTAGgtggctgcttctccttcagtGTCATCCTCCAGACACGCATTCAGGTTGATGGATCGATACCCGCTTTTTACTGCCGAGGAACACCCTCGGGGTGGATGTACCATGGTTTCTTTACCCTTTAGGCACTGAAGAGCAGCCAGGATGTTTCCAGGGGTGACATGTTACCGATAAAGCAGTTGCGAGAAACcatgtgttgttttatttaattactcCGGGGAAAATACTCAGAAGTGCAACCTGGGAGAATGTATGGAGCTGCagatttagtttttaagaaacaagactGCGCTCCCCACCTTGGCTGCCCCATTTTTCACTGCCACTGGCAATGTATGAAAACCACGTTTCTTTACCACCCTGGCCAGCATTTGCTGTGGTCACTATTTTTCACTTTGGCCACTCTGATGCCCAACCTCGAATTGTGGTTTTCAATGGTCATCTCCCTACCGGCCAAAGATGTTGAAACCCTGCTCGTGGGTTCATCTGCGACGCGCGAACCCACGTCGGTGAAACGTCTCTTCATCTCTTTGCCCTTGCTCTCGGGAGGCTGTCTGCATTTCTGCTGTTGAGTTGTGAGACTTCTGTATACACCCAAGACCTGTGTTTCGTCAGGTACGTCGTTTGCATACTTTCCCTCCCGGTCCGTAGCTTTGCCTTTCCCTCCTCTGAACAGGACCTCCTTCCACACAGAAGTATCTACAGTTGGTGACATCTCACGTCCCCAGGTCCCTGTTTGTAGGTCATCCTTTGCATCAAGGTTACCCACGCTTTGAGTAGCCGGAGAGGCCAAAGGTTCTCTCCTATGCGCTGtctttttcttgtggttttagatatctgcattttacatttagctcATGCAGCCCTTTGAGGTATTTGTTGTATGATTTGAGATTTAGGGCAAGGTTCACTTTTGCCAGATCGAGCTGAAAGGCTCTATTTCCCCAGCATCCGTGTCTGCGTCGTTGCGCGATATCATGTGGGTAAATCTGTGTGGAACTCGTTCTGGGGTCTCTCGGTTGGGTTCTGTAGACTGGTCATTCCAGCCACGGATACACCGATGAGTCTGAGTGTGGGGCCATCTCAGTGTCTGAGGTTCGGAAGTGTTCTGTAGAGGTCTTTGGTTTACTTGCACAACCCCGAAGTCAGAAAGTCACATGAAGGAGAAAATATCCGAGCGTTGCAGCCCTCTGAAGGCTCTCGTAAATTCTCTGCGTTGGCGTCCACCAGGGTCACGTAGGACGAGCGAGCCCCCGAAGCCCTCGGGGATGAGTTATTAAACGCAGGTGTTTTAGCTTCCATGAGTGCGGGAGGAGCTGAGAGACGGACGAGTCTCAACGGCAGGCTGGTGATCAGAAGGCCAGTCCGGAACCAGGTCTACCCAAAGCTCAGGCTGGGGGGCGAGGGAAAGAGCCCACGGGGCAGGAAAATACGGACGCCACGCTTCTCTGCCCTCCCGTTCCGGCCCACCCAGAGGAACTCCTCTGGAGACTCTCTGAAGTGCTCGTCCACACACCTGTCGCCTATGCAGGCCAGCAGCCAAGCAACTACCGCGCTCTTAGGAACCGCTCCTGGTCTAGAGGCCCAGCAACGGGGATGGTGGGCTGGATACGGAGCAGGACGAAGCGAGGAAGGCTGGAGTCCCCTGGCGTCCACCACTGCGTGAGACCACAACGAGCTCCCAGAGCATCGGCCTCTCTTCCCTGAGCCCTGCCGGCCTCAGGCGAGCTCTCTCTGGGCCAAGCATACCCCAGAGCCATAGAGGGTGAGGTGCGGGGAAAGAGAGTCCCCAGCCCCCGGGAGCAGTCATCCCACCTCGGCCACGCACGACTCCCCGGGTCTCCCAGACAGGCCGCCATAGCGCGGCCCTGGTGGTGGTCCTTCTCCTTCTGTGATGCAAGGGCCTGACAAGCCGTGGGTGCCAAGCCCCCTGCTGCAAAGCCAGTTTACTTTTACCCGGAGTAAACCAACCCCCAGGCGCTGACCAGGTGAAGAGCCAGCACCCACACACCCACGCCACCCGAGGCTCCTCTGCTTTCGAGATCTTGGTTGGGTCCGGAGGTGATCACTCGGGTCTCCTGGTTTTCCTCTCCCGCGTTCTCAACTCCTCTCCTTCTGGTTTAGCTGCGCCGGTGAATGATGTGCCCGAGAATCCCTAGGTCCCCCGCCTCGACCCCAAGAAAAGCAGAACCCCAAGCCCGTGCGGTTCCTCTGCTCCCCAGGACTTGGACGTGCGCCTCCAGGCCGCCCTGCCAGCTCTAGGACTTGTAAGCGCCGGGCCCTAGCGTTCCGAGGTTTCCCGATGGCCCCCGCTGAGGGCGCCCTGCAATCCCGTTAAGAACCATGGGGCCGTTCCGGCCACGTCACCACCCATTCACAGGCCGAGACCCGCACAGGACAGGTGCCCGGTGCAGGGACAGAGGCCGGATTCGAGCTCCTACCTGAGTCCCCAGTGGGCAGATGCCCGCGAGGTACGGCAGTTGGCACAACCCTGAGGGAGCAGCAAGAGGACTGTTCTGCAGGAGGCTCGGGACACAGAAGGGCAGGGGATGATGTGGAGGGACGCTGGGGGGCACAGGGCCTGGGGACACGCCCTGAGCAGGGCCACACACTAGGCCTCTAGGCCCGGTGCAGAGACAGAACCGATTGGTTCCCGGGGCTCAAACTGACAAAATCAGAAGGCGTGAGAAAGCAGTACTTACGGATAGAGATGGTCAAACAGCGCCGGATGTGATAGGGACACGTCCTAATTTGAGGACAGTTGAAATTGTTGATATCCCAGCAATCGTGGCATTTCAAACTATAGGTCCCTGGAAGAGACTCAGCAGCATCAGGCTCAGGCTCCACGTACAACTTCCCCCGACCCCAACCCCGGGCCCCGGACCCCGTACCCCGGACCCCTACCCCCTGCCTGAGAGGACGTCTGCTCTGGCAGGGATTAGCTTCCAGCAGGGGCCAGGCGGTGTTCCTGTCCCCAGAGGCCGGGACACGCAACCCTGTGCTCTGCACACAGGCTTCGTCTGTCCCAGGAGGCCTGACAGTCACAAGAGGCCGtgtgcccccagccccccatGTGCCTGGACTCAGCCACCTCCGCCGGCTCTGGCTAGAATCGCCCCCCTGACCCTCTGGAGCTCAGGGGCACTCAGTCCACCCCGTGCCACCGAGGGCATGACGAAGGACCTCCCTGCTGGCTAAGGTGACAAGGTCCTCTCGAATCCTTTCCCTGACTCTGGAGGACACTAAATTCTTGTCGCCTCCAACCCCGCAAGAGGCTCTGACACTCACAAGCGGACACGGATTCGTTTTGATTGCTGACCAAGGGCAACCCGACGGCGAGGAGCAAGGTCCAGAAGAGCATCGTTTCCTGCAGGGACTGGAACCTACGACGAGGAGACAGTGCACGTGTGGGCAGCTCCGCGGGGGCCGAGAGCACCTCCCGGGGTGCGTGtgtgcagggtgcagggtgcagggctCCCGGGAGGGTCAGCAGCCGGCAGCAGCACCAGCCACCTGCGCGCAGCTCTCCGCcgcctccccacctgcacctgcctCCCTGCAGACCCACAgcactgcctctccccactgccggGCCCTCCAGGGgacgccccctcccctccacccgcAGAGCTGAGCCCACGCAGCCCGCTTCTGGtgctgcccctgccccgggctcCCTGAGGCCCCCGATGATTCCCCTTCTGTCCCGTCACCCTCGGGAGCACCATGGGCACCGGCGGGGCGCCGTGCACCCAGCTATTTCCTGTTCTGCCAGCATGCGCACACCCAAGGGATGGGAGGTGAGTGCAGCGTGGACAGCGCAGGCCTCACTTGCATAGGATCAGCAGTGCGCCCCGGGAACCTCCTGCCACTCCAGTGCCTGCACACGATCAGCGGACCCCGAGGTGCACATTGGGGACGGCTGAGCCCCCACAGCAGAGCCTCAGGGGCAAGGGTGCTGGTCGGGAATCACTGACCtccagcgggggggggggggggggggcctaaGTCTCTGGGAGTGACCCTGAGTCATGTGGGGGCACGTGACTAGGTTAGGACCTGCCCATCGGAGGAGGGCGCCCGGCAGCTGGGGCCCATCAGGGGAGGGCACAGGGGGGTGGGGCCCGTCGGGGTATGGGAGCCAGAACTGGGAGGTGGGGCCCGTCGGGGGAGGCGACACGGGGGGTGGGGTCCGGTCGTGGGAGGCGACCCGGGCGTTGGGGCCCGTCGTGGGAGTCCACCCGTGGGTTGGGGCCCGTCGGGGGAGGGTACCGgggggtggggcggtggggggaggcgACCCGGGGGTGGGGCCGTCGGGGGAGGGGCTCCGGGGGGTGGGGCCCGTCGGGGGGAGGGGACCAGGGGGTGGGGCCATCGGGGGAGGGTACGGGGGTCGGGCCCGTCGGGGGAGGGTACCGGGGGGTGGGGCCGACGGGGGAGGCGACCCGGGGGGTGGGGCCAGTCGGGGGAGGCGACCCTCGGGGTGGGGCCAGTCAGTGGAGGGGACCCGGGGGGTTGGGCCGTCGGGCCCGGGGACCGGGAGTGGGGCCGTCGGAGGAGGGGAccggggagtggggaggggacccGGGGGTGGGGCCGTcgggggaggggccccgaggGGTGGGGCCCGTCGGGGGGAGGGGACCCGGGGGTGGGGCCGTCGGGGGAGGGGaccggggggtggggaggggacccgGGGGTGGGGCCGTCGGGCTCGGGGACCGGGAGTGGGGCCGTCGGAGGAGGGGAccggggagtggggaggggacccGGGGGTGGGGCCGTCGGGGGAGGCGACCCGAGGGGTGGGGCCGTCGGGGGAGGGGaccggggggtggggaggggaccgggaagtggggaggggaccCGGGGGTGGGGCCGTCGGGCTCGGGGACCGGGAGTGGGGCCCTCGGAGGGGaccggggggtggggaggggacccgGGGGTGGGGCCGTCGGGGGAGGGCGCCCGGTAGGTTGGCGCGCTCCGTGGACCCTCAAGACCGTCCCgccgtcccccccgccccccgcagcccctgctCCTCCCGCGCACACGCGGCCCCAAGGCGACCTTCCAGAACCTTCGGAGGCTCGGCCGCCACCCGCGAGCGCGACGACGCTCAGGCCCACACTGCGCTCCCCCGGCGGCGCGTCCCCTCGGGGTCTCCGGCCGCTCGAGTCCCGCCAGGCCCTGCGCCGCTGCGCACGCGCCCTGGGCCGAGGCCTTCTAGAAGGGTCCGCGGGCAggacgccccgcccccgcccccgcccccgcccccggcaggtTCCGTTCCAGAAGGTTCCCGGAGGTCCTgggctgagcccccggggctggcAGCGCGACGTCCCTGACAGCAGGTGCGGTGCGGGCGGCGCGGCCGCGGGTTCCAGAAGGTTCTGGCGTGGGCGGGGCTCCGCGGCGGCGTGCACCCGCCCCCGGCCCTGGCCTGCTTCCGCGTGTCGTGCTCTGGGCCGTGGCGCTCGCGCTCCGGGCCGTGCTGTGCGCCCGCTCCCGGGGCCGCCCCTGCGCCGCCTCCGCCGGGCTCTGCTAGGAAGGCGGGGCCGCCGTCCCGCCCGGGCTGGGGACACGCACGACCGCGGGGCCGCCGTCCCGCCCGGGCTGGGGACACGCACGACCGCGGGGCCGCCGTCCCGCCCGGGCGGCGCTGCCCAGACCCCGTCGTGCGGCGCGTGGAGGGTCCGTTCCTGCAGGTGCAGGTTCCAGAGGCGCACGCCTTGGCTACGAGCCTCGCCGCGGGTCACCGCGCCGGGGCTTGCGGGCTGCCTGACGCGAGGGGCAGCGCGGCTCCCCTTCCCGGGTCCTCGCcgtcctctgcctgggtctgggCGCCGCGTTCCTTCACGTTTGCACCTCGACTCGCTGCCGTGTGCACGTGCCGGGCTGGGTGCCGGCGCGTGTGCGGGCCTCTCGGTGTCGGTTTCGGCCGCGGCACCCGGCGTGGTGGCTCGGCTTCCACCGTCGTCAGGGTCGTGTCGCTCAGGAGGAGCGCTGGAAAGCCCTTGGCGGTTGACGTGCCGCTAGGACTACAGGGGGTTCTTCTGGGcccttctctgctcctccccgggcCTTGCAACGGCCCTGTGTTGCTCAGGAGCACGGGCCCGCACGCGTGGGGTGATCTGTGTTCTCAATTTCCGTCTTGGGGTCGCTCTGGGGAGATGGCTGTGACGTGGCTTCAGGCTCCCCGGGTCCCCGTGGCTGTGAGTCCACTGAGGCGCCGTGGGCAGCGTTGCTCGTGTCCGCCACGGTGGTTGTGGGCTCCAGACCTCGCTGTGACTCGCAGACCTTCCGTCTGCACACCCACGGTACACAGGTTCTCACGCATcgtctgctttcttttctttggcgCTCTGCGGGTCCCGATCCTGGTCCCTTCCCGTCGCTTGTCCCGTGACGGGGACGTCTCTGTTGTAGAGGTCTTGTCCTCCCGCTGCCTTGGCCTCTGGAAGCTGTTTCCTTGGCTCCGGGCTCGCCTGGTCTTCCGGCTGACAGTGGGCCCGCGGTGGGCGTTAATAGGCCGTGGGGGAGACGGGCCCTGAGCGTGAGGCTTCGCGTGCCGGGCCCTGGGACCGGGACTCTGTGGGATGTCAGCTGTAGCTCTAGTGCCCTTAGGTGTCACGTCCCTGAGCGAGCCGGTTTGTGCGTCCGGTTTCGGCTCACATCTTCCCCAGGCCTCGCTCCCAGGACGGAGGGTGTGTTCTGTGGCACTCGCAGCTGCTGTCctttcaaaagaagaagaaagggctTGGTGGCCAAGTGCCCGAGGCTGGTCGTGGGCTCTTGGGCGCGGGGGACTCCCGGGCACTGCTGTTCACAGCCCGCCTCCAGCACTTGGGCACAATTGCATGTGAGCGCTGCTCCCGGCCTCAGGCTCCGGCAGCTTCTGCTGCAGGTAAGGGGCTTTCGGGGCTCGTCGCGGGCTGCACCTCGCTCACGGGATTGGGCGCTGTCAGTTCTGTGACCCCAGTTCTCCGAGGGGCCTAGAGCTGTGTTTGGTTTTCGGTTCGGCCAGTGTTTTCTTCTGGGAACGATGGTGCCCAGCTCCCAACGGGTAGGGCTCCATGCTTCCGGCTGCCGcctcctggggggcgggggggggggagatcaTGGAAGTAAGGAAGGGACCCGGAGACAGGAGAGGGGGACAGGCTCACTGCCTGCAAACGGCCATGATTCATCGGGTGACCAGGAAGGACACGGCTCCATGGGGAAGTGACAAACGGGGAGTAGAGTCAGTCGGGCAACAGGGAGAAGGAAAGTTGCTTCAAAAGATCTACGTGTGAAGGTAAAACCGCACCAAAAGTACAGAATTGAGCTATCAAAAGAAACGTTCAAAAGAACAgggacagggacgcctgggtggctcttcgGTTGGACatcctgccttaggctcaggtcgtgatcccaggtctggggatcgaggcccgcgtcgggctccctgcaggacctgcttctccccctgcctgtgtttctgcttctctgtgtctctcacgaatagataaataaaatcttaaaaaaaataaaataaaagagcaggGGCAGCGCGTCACTCACATACCCAGCCACTGCTTGTATTAGGATCAGTAGGGTGAGAACCCCAACGTGGAGAGTGTCCCTGAGGGAGTCGAAAACAAAGGACCCATCCTTTGAGGAAAGTCAGTGGCTTCACTTTCTGGTGCCGCGGTTGGGCACGTGGGGCCGGGCCTGGGTGGCTGctgtgctgggggcgggggtggtgtcagggggcagggctgggagtggTCGGGTTGGGGCCGGATCCGGGATCTGGTTGGCATGGACGGTCGGGCATATACCAGCTTGCCAGCCCAGGGGATGCGCCAGGAGGTGCCCGCCGTCCCAGGAAGACCACCCGGCCACCCGTGGCCCTGGGG
The nucleotide sequence above comes from Canis lupus baileyi chromosome 14, mCanLup2.hap1, whole genome shotgun sequence. Encoded proteins:
- the LOC140603530 gene encoding uncharacterized protein, with product MPAEDASWLVCTQAAVGAAVPCDHRPGRPFLEASSGEGRPWGVSSEPVLGVGWEEGAIPAEARLARERHRQPGPSRGQLKPRQLQSCLCSSRPEPAGAVGATGRVATLCPRLIMACLLTAGGRGTQPYPVFLTRRRQPEAWSPTRWELGTIVPRRKHWPNRKPNTALGPSENWGHRTDSAQSRERGAARDEPRKPLTCSRSCRSLRPGAALTCNCAQVLEAGCEQQCPGVPRAQEPTTSLGHLATKPFLLLLKGQQLRVPQNTPSVLGARPGEDRHVNRQGLSSAPPERHDPDDGGSRATTPGAAAETDTERPAHAPAPSPARAHGSESRCKREGTRRPDPGRGRRGPGKGSRAAPRVRQPASPGAVTRGEARSQGVRLWNLHLQERTLHAPHDGVWAAPPGRDGGPAVVRVPSPGGTAAPRSCVSPARAGRRPRLPSRARRRRRRGGPGSGRTARPGARAPRPRARHAEAGQGRGRVHAAAEPRPRQNLLEPAAAPPAPHLLSGTSRCQPRGLSPGPPGTFWNGTCRGRGRGRGRGVLPADPSRRPRPRARAQRRRAWRDSSGRRPRGDAPPGERSVGLSVVALAGGGRASEGSGRFQSLQETMLFWTLLLAVGLPLVSNQNESVSAWTYSLKCHDCWDINNFNCPQIRTCPYHIRRCLTISIRLNVRELFVYKNCTYNCTFVYRSEEPPEAIRIMKTNSFYFVRCCNAMTCNEGGPTNLERDIIPDYPIEEELEGAVRLGESTFFLSVASILVSNTLT